CCAGGATGCCGGCATTGCCGACGATGAGGCGACCGGGCTCGAAGATCACCTTCATCCCCAGCCCGCCGACATGCTTCTTCACGATTGCGGCGTAGGCGTCGGGCAGCGGCGGCGGGTTGTTGTCGGTCTTGTAAGGGATGCCAAGGCCGCCACCGAGGTCAATATGTTCGATAGCGTGGCCGTCGGCGCGCAGCGTTGCGGCCAGTTCGGCCAGCAGCCGGTAGGCGTCGTCGAAAGGCTGCAGCTCGGTGATCTGGCTGCCGATATGGGTGTCGATGCCGATCGCCTTGATGCCCGGCAACTCGGCCATGCGCTTATAGACCTCGTGGGCCCGCTGCCACGGCACGCCGAACTTGTTTTCGGCCTTGCCGGTGGAAATCTTCTTGTGCGTCTTGGCGTCGACATCCGGGTTCACGCGCAGCGACACCGGTGCCGTCTTGCCGGCGGCGACGGCGCGCGCCGAAAGGAGCTCGAGTTCCGGCTCGGATTCGACGTTGAAGCAGTGAATGCCGGCGGCCAGCGCGAAATCCATCTCGCGCGCCGTCTTGCCAACGCCGGAGAATACGATTTTGTCGGCAGGGATGCCGGCGGCGAGCGCGCGTCGCAATTCACCTTCCGAGACCACGTCGGCGCCGGCACCGAGTTTGGCCAGCGTGCGCAGCACCGCCTGATTGGAATTCGCCTTGGGCGAATAGCAGATCATCGCGTCTAGGCCGGCGAAGACTTCGGAGAAAACGCGGAAATGACGCGTCAGCGTCGCAGTGGAATAGCAGTAGAAGGGCGTGCCGACGCTGGCGGCGATGGCGGGTATCGCCACGTCCTCGGCATGCAGGATGCCGTCGCGATAATCGAAATGGTTCACGGTGGTTCGTCCGGAAAGGCTACTGGATCAGCTTGTCGAGGATGAAAGGCTTGTCCGTTTCCGGTTTCGTCGGTTCCGGTGGTACCGGCTGCTTGGCCTTGGCGGCGTCCTTGCGTTCCTGCACCGCCGCCTCATAGGGCGTGTCGAGCGCGGCGCGGCGTCCGCAGGCCGAGACGGCCGTCACCGTCGCCAGAACCGTCAGCGTCACCAGTATCCTGCCTGCCGTCATCGTGTCGTCCGTCCGTGCGTTTCGAGCGTCGCTTGTAGCCGAGTTTCTTAGGCATTGCATCCGGCATCACGCCTTGGCCAGGCGCTTTTTCCAGTAACGGATCTGTTTGCGGACTTCCGACGGCGCGGTGCCGCCGAAGCTGGTGCGGCTCTTGACGGAATTCTGTACCGACAGCACCGAAAAGATGTCATCGCTGATGCCGGCATGGATCGACCGCAGGTCTTCCAGCGAAAGCTTCTCCAGTCCGAGCTTCTTGGATTCGGCCAACGCGACCGCGCGGCCGGTGACGTGATGCGCCTCGCGGAAGGGCAGGCCGAGCGTGCGCACCAGC
The genomic region above belongs to Mesorhizobium terrae and contains:
- the lysA gene encoding diaminopimelate decarboxylase, whose product is MNHFDYRDGILHAEDVAIPAIAASVGTPFYCYSTATLTRHFRVFSEVFAGLDAMICYSPKANSNQAVLRTLAKLGAGADVVSEGELRRALAAGIPADKIVFSGVGKTAREMDFALAAGIHCFNVESEPELELLSARAVAAGKTAPVSLRVNPDVDAKTHKKISTGKAENKFGVPWQRAHEVYKRMAELPGIKAIGIDTHIGSQITELQPFDDAYRLLAELAATLRADGHAIEHIDLGGGLGIPYKTDNNPPPLPDAYAAIVKKHVGGLGMKVIFEPGRLIVGNAGILVTEVIYLKEGEAKNFVIVDAAMNDLIRPTLYEAYHDIRPVRLGPADAPRIRADVVGPVCETGDYLGHDRDLPKPKSGDLIAIGTAGAYGATQSSTYNTRLLVPEVLVDGDRFAVVRERRTYEELIGLDSIPDWLA